In Leptospira stimsonii, one DNA window encodes the following:
- the cas6e gene encoding type I-E CRISPR-associated protein Cas6/Cse3/CasE has product MFLSQLKLDLRNRITQNWIQNPYHIHQRLWMAFGDGTIGKDFESAPFLYQLELHTNSVPSRILVFSDVLPDWKRAFTDFSVLEEIPKENHIKQISPAFIQPDAAFRFSVTANPTKKVKDYRSLFIEELKDFPKNFDYSNQKLYRSGKAKLEELKKTVTKEQRENLKSKKVGIYLENDQLEWIHKKALDNGFSLLEVMIEKESDSSASKTKRSDLPSIPKIHTVTFSGILRITDPEKFKIAYTKGIGSGKAFGCGMLLLARV; this is encoded by the coding sequence ATGTTTCTATCCCAACTTAAACTTGATCTTCGCAATCGAATTACGCAAAACTGGATTCAAAATCCTTATCATATTCACCAGAGGCTATGGATGGCATTTGGAGACGGGACGATCGGTAAAGACTTCGAATCGGCTCCTTTTCTTTATCAATTAGAACTTCACACAAATTCGGTCCCGTCCCGTATATTAGTTTTTTCAGATGTATTACCCGATTGGAAGCGAGCCTTCACTGATTTTTCTGTTTTGGAAGAGATTCCGAAAGAGAATCATATCAAACAAATATCCCCAGCGTTCATTCAACCGGACGCCGCCTTCCGCTTTTCAGTAACGGCAAATCCTACCAAAAAGGTTAAGGATTATCGAAGTTTATTTATCGAAGAATTGAAAGACTTTCCGAAAAATTTCGATTACTCCAATCAAAAATTATACCGATCAGGAAAAGCAAAATTAGAAGAACTCAAAAAGACCGTAACGAAAGAGCAAAGAGAAAACCTAAAATCTAAGAAGGTGGGAATCTATTTAGAAAACGATCAGTTGGAATGGATCCATAAAAAAGCGTTAGACAATGGGTTCTCATTATTAGAAGTAATGATTGAAAAGGAATCGGATTCAAGCGCAAGTAAAACAAAACGGAGTGATTTGCCTTCTATTCCTAAAATCCACACGGTCACTTTCTCCGGAATCCTCCGCATAACCGATCCGGAAAAATTTAAAATCGCTTATACAAAAGGAATTGGATCGGGTAAAGCGTTCGGATGTGGAATGTTAC